The Ostrinia nubilalis chromosome 24, ilOstNubi1.1, whole genome shotgun sequence DNA window GATAGATCGCCCAATAACACGATCGTAAGTAAACCATGCCTGTAGTAATGCAGAATAGAATATTCCATAAAGACTTGACTTACCTTCACACGGCTACTAGCACAACATCACCTTTTTCCTTGAGTCCACGCACTTTCGATCACATGACAAAACAAACCCAATTGGAATTTACAATTCCTTTTTAGAAATCTGTATACATGGGTCAGTTTGACGTATGCCCTTATACAGCGGTAGCACCATAGGTAAACCTTAAAACCATGTGGATGAGCAGCTTGCCTCGAGAGAACACACagaatttacttttatgtaattttcTGTACCAGCTTGGCTCATGACTCTCCATCcaacacgagtaaaaatgtTATACCAATAGCAGCTTACTGTTAGGTtacatccatgtatacgagaaCCTCAAATATGAGAATTATAAACCGATTGAGTTACACACTATAATATCTTGAGTGAGAGTCAAAAATAATTCATAAGTTCTATAAGATTCGTATTCATGGGCCAATATGACGCATGCCCTTATACAGCGGTAGCACCATGGGTAAACCGTTCAACCATGTGGATGAGCCGATTGCCTCGAGAGAACACACAGAATTacagtatgtatgtatattctgTACCAGCTTGGCTCATGTCTCTCCATCCAACATAGGTAAAATGTTATACCAATGGCAGCTTACTGTTAGGTTACATCCAAGAATACAAAACCTAAAAGATATTCCTTATGAATTAATTAGGCTCCCACTATACACTACTAACACTTTCACACAAATTGACACAACTGACTATTGAAGGCGGAATATGCAATTTCAGCACTGTTGCGGTCCAAGTGCATAAACTGTAGCGATTTTGATAGTTAAAATTAGCGAGCATCGAAAACAAATGAGTATTAAGACAATACTTTAAGtatttgtaaatttaaataTGTTAATAGTACGTACGAATGcaggttattaattaattctcaGCCATACATTAATAGTTATAGCATATTTATGATTTATCTTATAAATTGATAAGATTTTCCAAAAAGGAACTCATTAACTTATTAattcaacaaaataaaataataatatcaaccaaaaaataataagtttgtcTTTGTATATCTGTCTATGATTCTTTTAACTTGGACCAAACATACTTTGGTCTAACTTGAAGTCATAGTCAAAGAATAGTATGCAATCATTCAATATAGTCCATCATAGGTTGACTGGTAGTTCTAAAAAATAAGTTAAGAAtatcaactaaataaaatattaatcatatcTGCCTAATTTCTTATGACTTGGACCAAACGTAACTTCCATGTAACATGAAGTCATAGTCAAGGAGCTGTATGcaatcttttaatttaatccATCATAGGTTGACTAGTATACATTTTCATCTCAAAGCTTAgggtttatttaataaatataaatactaatttatttatttttatcatgcAATTATTCAtcacatatttttatcaatactttCATCATAATCCAtctttttgagaataaataagtGACGACATGACTTATCTTAAACATAAAATGAGAGaaaaaagctagtaatataatataaagtattggttacgttaaattaaaaatgatgtgacacattttaaaatttactttggtTTGCCGTCCCTGCAATGAACCTTGGCTCTTACACTATTATCAGAACGTCGACTAACATACCATTTTTGCTGTGTCAAACTGTAACATAAAGCGCAATGTTGCAATGCTGTTGTATTGACGTCACATTCTCATAATGCTTGAGCTCTTTGATTGCTATAAATACAAACCATACTGACGTGCTATAAAAATGATTACAAAtccatttttttatatgattttatAGCTTGCACTGTGATGTAAGAATTATGTaaattgttaaattgcattaatCAACTATAAATCTATTGAAATGGTCCGACATCCGGTTGCTAAGTTGATGATATTTTAACGAGTAAACAATTATACCATGGCTTTGTCTctttattaattaggtaattattgtaGTGAGGGATAAAAACCTGTTTTTTATTCCCACATACCAACAACTATCAAACAAAAGTTATAAGGCAAAGAAGTCAAACCTAAGATgtagatagatattttatatactctttattgcacaccaaaaaAGTTGTTACGGTGTCGTATCGTTaaaaagcgatctcttccaacCAACCTTCAGAACATTACTACTACAGTACTAAAACATATTATATTGATTGACCAATAATTACGTAGGTAAAGTTTATTAACTATGTACTTCATTATTATGATCAATCGAATGAATTATGAGAACAAACCAAAACATTGTAAAACTAACTTTCGGAAGCGTAATAATTGCaatcaggctgagttgcaccattttatttaaactttaaaaatcgtcaaaaatctgtctcaaACTCCTGGTGTGGACAAACTGGTCATTGTCATAGTTAAGGTCATAGGTAAATTGGTGCAAATCAACCTTagtcttatattttatattaagtaaatcaagataattatcatgttatcatttcaagtttaatttaaaactaataacgtcaaatattttgaaatgttaaatATACCCACAAAATCATGCAATATTTACTATGTTTTAGTTTAAATCAAATCGTGattttgtaattatatttaatttgtcTTCACCGTAGTATATTTTCATACAGGAATTCGCGTCATCGCCCCAGTTTTCGTAAATACCTGAGTGTGCATAAGCATTAGGCCCGGCGTGAACGCAATGCGCAAGCTGTATAAATCGACTGCAGAAagtgataatattttttcaataaatttcgaatattatgttacataaaaatatatgttcatgacacaaatattttgtattgagcgggaatcgaacatgCAACCTCTGTTATAGCGTACCGAACTACCGGTACGCCACTACTCCATAGGAGCATTGTTTTCTCGGTACGTAACGTTTGCGATGGGCCTAACCTTATTGCTGAATTATCAATATTTTCCCTTTAAATTTGGGGGCTCGCAGTATGAGCTTCATTCTGTATTTCGAAGTGCTTCAGAAGGAGGAACTAGCTCCAGTGACGTCACATCTTGAGTAAATTGTGAGTGTTCAATATgtgagtatattttttattttgactatttttaaCTGTGATATGTTTAGATTTGATGGAGAGATTCGTTAGTTCAGTTAATAGTTAGCCAAACATCATGTAAATCATGTTACTTTAAAGTTTAAGACATTAGCACTGAAGATTTAAAACTAACTTTAATGTTTTGCAGCGTTTGTCAAagtatatacatatttttgacATTGACTATAAACTGTTGTTCGTTTACTATTCGTTGCAGAGTGTACTTTCATTGCACAGGATGGAAATTATGTGACTTTGAATTGTCATTATCTTTACAGGTCTGACTCAGAGTTTGAATCCACATTCGGTGGGAGTTCCACCTCCATCATCGCTAACCCTCGTAAACATACGAAGAAGAGGAAGACTGCGCCAACTTCATCAAGGTACGTAATATAGTATGATCATTTTAATGTAACTAAcatagtatgatatttttattgtaacatagtatgattaattattttaatgtaactactaaaattttaatgaactatttaatttttagtagtacttattattaaatattctgTAGTATTATGTCTACATCTTTACATGCAATTACTTTGCTAAGGCAAAGATGTGTGATCAAAAAATGCAACCTCATAACGCaagtttattaataatatttcttattaatttcacaGATCAGACTCTGAGTGTGAAACTGTGCAGCCAGCAGCGCTGAAAAAGAAACCTGTAGCTTCTAGACCTCGGTGAGTATTAATTTGTTAAGCTTTATGCAGATATCATATCTGATGTTTTTCTACAAATGTTGTTTTCGATCTTTTTTATTgcctaataaattatatttaaacagagGACCTAATTAATAGGTATTTTCTACCAGCCAACTTACTAGACACATAATAGAGATAAACTAACTAGGCAGTGCAGTTAATGAGTTAGGTTAGATAGAAATACCGATTTGGAAAATACAAacaattgatattttaatacatGTACACTATTTTAAGTCGTAAATAATgctttaatgttttaattttcagaGCTCCAACGAAGAGTTCTACGGATCTGTTCGGGCTACTATCCGACGAAGACGAAAGTGTCGCCATCGAAAACTCTCAACGACTAAAAGTCGGTCGTCAGCAGCTGGACAGCAGCCTGACCTCGAAGGTGGCCAACGGTGTCGTGCGGCGAACGGTTCCGCTCGAGGGCGCTTATTACGTGGAGGTGCGTGTTTACAACACCAGGGACGCGCTCAAGACGCCGCCCGCGGATCGCTACAAGAAGACGCTGCACACGCTGAAGGTTCAGCTTAACACCGAAACATCGCAGTGGCGGGATCTTCAAAAATTTATGAAGACCACGAAGAAATTGTTTGAAGACCGCGAgccaatattttataataataaaataaactttaaatctTAGTTTTAAGTTAGTTAGTTCTATTCTGagaatgatttaaaataaatagcatctaatatattttttgttgcattttCCTATAAGCTTTTAAGTTTAGTCATATATGAACATCAAGAGTTAGACTCTCgttaattttctgttaaatCTTAAACCTAAATCTTCTTTTAGAATTTATAAGCCATAGTTTGTTGTATAATTCATAATTCCCGTTAACTGTACTACGTTATTGTTTACTAGTAAAATACCTAAAGACGTTATTTCAGCTTAAAGTGTATTGATAACATGCCTTTTTGTACTGCTTGTGGTACCCGCGTGGAAAATACGCATTGGATAGGTCACTTGAGGAGTAATGCGCACAAAAACAAATGTGCGGTTCCGGTAGAAGACGGAGTACTTAAGGTAACCTCTGCATTTAAAGGTCGTATTGCATCATTTAGAATTCCAGCAAATGTGGAACACGAGTCAACTTTACCGGATATATTTTTAAACAGTAAACGTGGAAAATTATGTAGTCTTATCGAAAAGTCGttaaaaaaatacgtaagtttaaagataaatattgaGTATTTTGCTAATTTCATTTTACTAAAAAATGATTCCCAAGACGTTAAATCTTTTGCCACTAAGAATATAACAATACATCGTAACTTTAACTGGAACCAAATATTTGACTCTGTTGTTAATAACTTGTGTAAAAAAGTTGAAGAATTTCAGGACCGTGACAGTGGGTGGGCCTTtctaaataacatttatgtagagattaatatcaataaattcGATCCTTTAAGTGGTTCAGGTTCTAGTTATATGGATTTgccattatatttaaaaaagaaaaaagcatGCATCAATATCCAAAACAAAGAtagcttttgttttttatggAGCGTTGTCGCAGCCCTTTATCCTGCAAAACGCAACGGAGATCGTCCATCGTCCTATCCTAATTTTCAAGACGTATTGAATATTGATGGTCTAAACTTCCCTGTTACTTTCACAGATATAAgaacatttgaaaaaaataatcaaaatatatccataaatgtatattcCTTAAAAAGTAATCGCATTGTGGGTCCAATTTACAGATCTGagtttaaaagaaaaacaaggatcaatttattattacttgaAAAGGGAAACAAATCGCActatgttttaataaaaaatttgtcACGTCTTGTTCGTACTCAAATAACAAAGCATCATGGCACGATATACTTTTGTGATGATTGTATGCTGTTTTTTTCGTCTGAAGAGAAACTTAATAGTCACACTTGTTGCGGTGTGACTACCGTGCTTCCGGAACATGGTAGTTGtcttcattttaaaaattttaatcggAAACAGGATGTTCCTTTTGTGGTGTACGCCGACTTTGAAACTCTACTTAAACCAATAACGACTTGTGAGCCTGATCCAAATTGTAGTTTTACGTTAAATCGTACACAACACATTCCAGCAGCTTTTGCTTATCGCATTGTTTGCTCATTTGATAGCAAACTTAATCGATTCATTTCGTACCGCGGTCGCGACTGTGTTCAAAAATTTCTCAAATGTCTGTATAGAGACGTAgaaaaaatttatgaaattttaaacgTTGAAGTGCCAATGGTGTTTAACGAAAGTGATGCCAAAATGCATGCCAAAGCTGACGTGTGTCATATTTGCAATAGTCTCCTGCTATTTGACAAAGTAAGAGACCATTGTCACTTGACAGGCTGCTACCGAGGTGCTGCTCACCAGTACTGCAATTTACAGTACAGTCTCCCAAAACTAAttcctattttttttcataatttagcAGGCTATGATTGTCATTTATTCATTAAGGAATTGGCTGATAGTTTGGGTCCTATTAAAGTAATACCTAagaataaagaaaactatatttcattcacaaaatttttaaaaatgtctgATGGGAAATTTGCTCAATTAAGATTTGTAGACTCGTTTAAATTTCTAGGCACAAGCTTAGAAAAATTAGCAAACGGTTTAGACAAAGCAGATTTCATTCACTTAAAACAATGTTTTGCTAAAGaaaacgaatttaaattaaTGACTCGCAAAGGTATTTATCCCTACGACCACATGAAATCTTGGAGATCGTTCTCTGAGAGACAACTTCCTCCCAAAGAAAGCTTCTATAATACTTTAACTGACGAAGGTATCAGCGATGAAGATTACATGCATGCACAAGTGATTTGGGATACTTTTAACATAAGCAATATGGGAGAATATACAGATCTTTATCTCAAAACCGACGTCTATTTACTAACAGacgtctttgaaaattttagagCGGTTTGTAAAAAGCAATATCACTTAGATCCTGCTTTTTACTTAACAGCTCCGAGCTTATCATTTGACGCAATGTTGCTGAAAACAGGAGTAGAGTTAGAGTTATTGTCTGACTTAGAAATTATACGTCTCATACAGAAAGGAATACGGGGTGGAATTTGTTTATGTTCTACTAGACATGCTCAGGCGAATAATATTTACATGGATAATTATGATGAAACTAAAACGGATTCATTTCTCATATATATCGACTGTAATAATCTTTATGGTTATAGTATGTGCCAGTCTTTGCCAGTATCCCATTTCAGATTTTTGAAACAGCACGAAATTGATCAATTACAAATTATGAACGTGCGCGACGATGCGGATTTTGGGTTTATTCTTGAAGTTGATTTATTATATCCGGAAGAATTGCATTGTATTCACAACGATTATCCATTTTGCGCGGAGAAATTCATACCTCCGGGAGGTAAAACTTCTAAATTAGTACCAAACTTATATTCAAAATACCAATATGTGATTCACTACGTTCATTTAAAGACTTGTTTAAACCATGGtctaattttacaaaaaattcatCGAGTTGTGACTTTTAAACAAAGCAAATTTTTAGCGCAATATATAAATCTTAACACAGAACTGAGAAAGAAAGCAGTAACACCATTCCAACAAGATTTATTCAAACTTATGAATAATTCTGTTTTTGGGAAAACATTAGAAGACACTGAACGTAGAGTAGACATCAAATTAGTGAATCAGTGGCAGGACGATACCAATCGAACAAACCGGTCTCTCTCTGCTGCAAAGTTAATTTCTCGACCAAACTTCCATAGCGCCACCATTTTCTCCGAAAACTTAGTGGCTATTCAAATGAAACCGGAAAGAATTATATTAGATAAACCAATTTACATTGGCTTTGCCGTTTTAGAACTTTCTAAAAGTCACATGTACCAGTTTCATTACTCTGTAATAAAGCCTCACTACGGAGATAGAGTACGACTATGCTATACAGACACCGATAGCTTTATCTACCAAATAGAAACAAATGATTTTTACGTAGATATAAAGCAACATTTCTTACAATATTTCGATACCAGTAATTACGCTCTGAAAAATCAGTATGACCTTCCGATTCGAAACAAAAAAGTACCTGGTCTATTCAAAGACGAACTTGGCGGATGTATAATGACTGAATTTGTAGGGTTGAGATCAAAGTTGTATTGCATTAAAACTGATTCTAATGTCATTAAAAAGGCAAAAGGAATaagaaaaaatgttattaagcACTTGGAGGCATCTGATTATAGTAACGCATTACTAAACGATAAAATAGTGCGTAGGAAAAATATTCTCTTTAAATGTATtaagcataatatttttacacagaCTGTTAATAAGATTGCTTTGTCAAATGCGGATGACAAACGTTTTATATTGCAAGACAAAATATCCACAATGGCATGGGGGCATAGCTCTTTgttgtaataaataactttaagctgaaataaatattaaatataaataatttctatGTAAAATAGGTACGTTAGTTTTAGACtttattgttaaatttaatattatattgcaTTTTCTGTTAGCATTactttttacttacttataaaaataaatcattttcagaatatttttttttggttttcttaCAAAATTCCTTACCTgctaaattaaattgatattttgtttttttatttataaaattcaagCAAAAGAAACATTCGACAATACTGATTGTCATGTTTATGTACACGTGCTGAGTATTATGTAGGTCGTCAGTGACGACGATATTAATTATAAACTCAGCAAAATGTGATTGATTCCTCAACTCGGTTATTTTCTTACCATTCACACTTTGTCTCTGACGAACGTTGTACTACAGTGCGATTGCTTCTATtcttgtaagtatttatttcgaAGTTTGTGTAACACTTTGTTttacgttaaaaatatttttactaatgaaactttattttgttatagATAATGGCTCAATCTCCTGACATCATGTTATCCCAGTACGCTCAAGATCCGCTGGAGGGATTTACGCAAGAATTTCCGGAGCTGTGTTCCAGACTCCACGCGCACGCTGTTCAAAGACAAGTGAAAAAGCCTAAGAATAAAAAAGGTGTTTCAAAAAGAAGACTAGGACCGACGAAATCCTATGTGATAACGAAAAATCAGAAAGGAAAGAGGCTCATCAAAATAGAAGTTATTGATATTGTGAGTGATATGGGATCGGCTTCATCCTCAGAAATCACCGACCAAGAGGATAATGTGCTGATCAGCGCACAATACGTGGTCCAGGATTCATACGACGAAATCATGGACCTCACTGACAATCTTGttcaaaaaatatcgaaaaaacTTTGTGGTGATAACTTTTAGTGTTTTTTAAGTGTATAGTTTTAATGTAagtattaagtttttattaaagtGTAACGCAAACTTgtaaattaatatgtaattataagAATAGAAGCAATCACACTGTAGTACATTAACCGAAAATTATTAGTCTTTTTGTACTTATTATATTAACTTAATCaggcaataattttattttctttctttttttcttttggtgacgataaaattaaggtttcatgtgtttttattacaagtgtttttgaaaatatagtCTTACAGTAACAAGTGTCTtcttattttgatcgttcgttcaaccaaatgacgtccactactggacaaaagcCTTAGGATTTCCATATTTTGTATTCCAGTTAAATTAAACAAccttttttatcaataaataatcagTTTATTAACATTTCATTACACCTTATTAAACATTTCATATCCATTTAGAGAACTCTATGTTTTATGCAAAATAAATTtttcaaaacacattatttttatgaattaaacaATGAAAATGATTATATGTACAttagaaatatttaataaatttaaatatttaataaatttatttgatttgatttgatttagaaAGAATTTAAACTCAATAGTTTACATTATACtgctacatttttttcaacacaccatttctttatacacatcacattttttaatgcacaatatttcttatgagtaaaacagttaaataatgtggggttatcaaaacaataaagtttgtaAAGAGTACTTAAACTTGGAGCGCCTAAACAAGTTACGTCTAAAACGTcattttgattacataaattatgcacccatttgatcttttcttctccttttactaagatatatttaccttttaaataaggtacgataaGTCTTTGAAATTCTCTATAGTCAATATATCCTTCACTCCATCGATAGCCTCTGTTTTTTTCGATCCAGCAAACTTGCTTTTTCTCTTCAGCAGTCAATGAAGAGAACGGGTATGGAGgcttaatcaaaaatatgtgagtatgctcttgggtagctatagcaaattcttttattataaattcatttttgctatttttaaatccttgcagatctacgattatattgctattcatgatattttcttaacgatattactcaaaggtttgtattcaaatatacaaTCGTTTAGAATCAAGCAATAAGCAGCTGTCTGATCTGGTATCTCTTGGTCTGTTTCAATTTCAACTCTTACATCGATCGAaccttttaaagtttcgtgttgtcttgaacagtcgataacaaatAAGGGAGCTACGTCTCTGAATTCTTTCAAGCTCAACAACGGCTCTGACCGGCGTCCGTGATACGACTGCTGAAATCTTGAATACTGTTCATATaataaagcaattttttcttctgaaaaactgacatttagtccttcatacggataatatgTTGAATTTAAAAAGACCCTTACATCTCGTACGTGACAATGATCAAATTCTGCCATTGACAACACAGCGTTATGTTTGCGATTGGTTTGTAAGGCAATTACAACAAATCGTGGTTTTTctatttgcgatgaagttttAATTGACCAAGTATGTTTACGTGTTTTAGGCAGTAATGggtattcatacagatcccaattacgaaacACTAATGGAATAGCTCGATCTTTCTCCAAGTGTTTCAATAGGTTTATCCTCTCACGGTCTGAAACTTTGATGTGTGGAACgcgccaaataattttattgattattatgtcatctacaacttcacctgcatttaacttgaccgcattaaggttagtattacttctcagtaacactaactcgtgtttacagttaatgataattttttcataatcctCTGCAAATCCTAGTATCCTATTTAATGGTATAGATGCAGAAAATGCTCCACCACTAGCATTGTTTGTTCCCGCGGTTGACCAGCCCCAAACTCGACCACATttggattcattttcatttaaggataggtaagatttcattgttgtagtaataccagcattcttaattttatctatttcaaCTCCATTAAGTTCATATCTTATGTCTTGGAAGAGAAATAAGCCTGGATTATTAACGAAGtgtacatttgatactttttctttggtggTGCTGTTATACACAACTACTTTACCTTCGATATATAGACTACTAAGTGAAGGTAACACGTACAAGTCTTGTTGGTTGATCggtattcgtatttcatcattcttgttgaaacttgttACGTATGGTTTGTACGAATGGTActcgaaactttcaatgctgttatcatatgatgtttgttgagatatatttaaaatattcattttattaaaccaattaatttgagaaattctttattggtcttggttagcttcttttttagGTGAAGCGGTCTGTCTTTCTGGAATGTTCTTTTAGAACTGACTGGAGTAAGCAATGTAGAAGGATTTTTATTGAagttaatcatttttttctgaaatgtaaatacagttGTACTTCTTCACCTCGTAAGTTTATCTCTTTGTTTTCAGCGTCCAACAGCCTGATGCTGATAGCACTTATAGAACTTTGgttgacaggaaaataaatcaaatttttaggtatttcaattattcgataaccaggtggtacattaggcacgaattcataaattatatggcttgctttcccgttcacaaatgaaccactgactacatcgcattcgatcctcacaatggttgttgatagaatgctcacaggatactttgattcagtacttatatttgcatttattgtttccattccaaaacctaatattttaccaattgagccacttttattaaaatgaacgtcttcagaacaataaatatttgttttcaatgtgttattATTGCAAGTAAGATTTAATGTAGTgttcttgatgttattttttaaataatcacaaatatcctgaagctcgtaagacccttcaggaatttcgatgatctcattttcaccatagtaaaacttgttgtttctttcatctatgttgggaattgaattgaaggttgaaaaacaTAAAAGACCGCATTCGTAGTCCTCTCGAAGCTCTAAAGTTGGTGAATAATTTGTTGTTAAGGAGGCTCCTGTTCCggttatagacacagtgaaagacattattatactgatacttttatttataaatttcattatataaatgttttttccaataattccttaaaaatttcaaacacaaatgaccacagtttattgtaccaaaggcttgatatcgtacataattatagtttataggtaaattattaaaatatttgactaattccaacggtggttttaaattaccaaaactgtcataatattcaacGTAATCATATTGCTTTACAAAGGCCACCCAATGTGTTCCAGGATTTTTGTTAATATCTAAATTCATGATAGCACATTCTATCTTATTTGGTTTCGCAGGTAATGTATCTCGCATGAATACACCACGAAAGAATGGAATATCACTAGCATGTTCTAATATATCCAGGTTAGTGAGCGCACGTCTAGGTAGccgcttaattagttttttgacgGATTGAGATATAAACCAGCtccttttttatgaggttttatatacagtccttttccaagggctaccgcttccatcattctgttgtgcctttctg harbors:
- the LOC135083843 gene encoding uncharacterized protein LOC135083843, with product MSDSEFESTFGGSSTSIIANPRKHTKKRKTAPTSSRSDSECETVQPAALKKKPVASRPRAPTKSSTDLFGLLSDEDESVAIENSQRLKVGRQQLDSSLTSKVANGVVRRTVPLEGAYYVEVRVYNTRDALKTPPADRYKKTLHTLKVQLNTETSQWRDLQKFMKTTKKLFEDREPIFYNNKINFKS